In Candidatus Protochlamydia phocaeensis, a single genomic region encodes these proteins:
- a CDS encoding DUF2157 domain-containing protein, which yields MQLSQDDLDQAVRENILSRQQADALREMIKRRQLGTEGGFQLATILYYLGALIVLAAMAWLASIGEKQLGRFGLFFISLLYAYLFFHLGWYFWHRTLYRVGGGLLCTLAVCMVPLVVYGWERGMGLWPIQGDFETSAHYQHYLFISHQYWISLEVATLAASIIALFFIRFPFLTAPLTLALWFLVMDSVPLILGEVNEGDKVYQWTLLIFGLFLIISAYLIDRRMPEDFAFWGYLFGITAFSIGLVQILMTDTSEAVKVLYLLANAVLFALAALLNRTIFLIGGAIGIFVYLSHLAYEVFQDSALFPLILSLIGLAIIYLGILYQRYQLRIQKAINRFLPAQWGSLLPHNRHSSQD from the coding sequence ATGCAGCTTTCGCAAGATGATCTGGACCAAGCTGTTCGGGAGAACATTTTAAGCCGGCAACAAGCAGATGCGCTAAGGGAGATGATAAAAAGGCGTCAGTTGGGAACTGAAGGCGGCTTTCAATTGGCCACTATCCTTTATTATCTAGGCGCTTTAATTGTTTTAGCTGCCATGGCTTGGCTAGCCTCAATAGGAGAGAAACAGCTAGGCCGTTTCGGCCTTTTTTTTATTTCTCTTTTATATGCCTATCTCTTTTTTCACCTTGGATGGTATTTCTGGCATCGCACTCTTTATCGAGTAGGAGGAGGGTTGCTGTGCACACTTGCCGTTTGCATGGTTCCTCTTGTGGTTTATGGATGGGAAAGAGGAATGGGACTGTGGCCTATACAAGGGGATTTTGAAACATCGGCGCATTATCAGCATTACCTTTTTATTAGCCATCAATATTGGATCTCTTTAGAGGTGGCTACACTTGCCGCTTCTATAATCGCCCTATTCTTTATTCGTTTTCCTTTCTTAACCGCGCCTTTGACCCTTGCCTTATGGTTTTTGGTCATGGATAGCGTCCCTTTAATTTTAGGAGAAGTGAATGAGGGAGATAAGGTTTATCAATGGACCTTGCTTATCTTTGGCCTATTTTTAATAATAAGCGCTTATTTAATTGACCGACGGATGCCCGAAGACTTTGCTTTCTGGGGCTATTTATTTGGAATAACGGCCTTCTCGATCGGATTGGTACAAATATTGATGACGGATACGTCAGAAGCGGTTAAAGTCCTTTATCTCTTGGCCAATGCAGTTCTGTTCGCTCTTGCAGCCTTGCTCAATCGGACGATTTTTTTAATAGGAGGAGCCATAGGGATTTTTGTTTATCTTAGCCACTTAGCATATGAAGTCTTTCAAGATTCGGCTCTATTTCCCTTAATTCTCAGCCTAATAGGACTTGCTATCATCTATTTAGGGATTCTCTATCAACGCTATCAGCTTCGCATTCAAAAGGCTATCAATCGCTTCTTGCCTGCCCAATGGGGAAGTTTATTGCCCCACAATCGCCATTCTTCTCAAGATTAA
- a CDS encoding NAD-dependent epimerase/dehydratase family protein, giving the protein MRVFVTGASGYIGNAVAKAFRNKGHHVFGMVRSEKDAHLLSLDEIWPVIGDLDKLESYQKALEECEVAVHCAFDWEEKGVERDAKLIDNVLATFSKSSLPHAFLYTSGIWIYGSRGNQVVDESTPVNPIEIAKWRPIHEEKVLKAAAANFKTVILRPGCVYGNVGGLTNLIFTSTQNGMIKMIGEGRNRWPMVHVQDLALAYVAAAEKEANGLILNVANDTSVTVKELAEAVARSAGIEGKIKSLTPEEAHQQFGDMVQGLSIDLQVSNSRVKRLLGWQVHHPSFINDVDIYYNAWKTTQVADEF; this is encoded by the coding sequence ATGAGAGTATTTGTAACAGGTGCTTCAGGATATATTGGAAATGCTGTTGCCAAAGCTTTTCGAAACAAGGGGCATCATGTCTTCGGGATGGTCCGTAGCGAGAAAGATGCCCATCTGTTGAGCTTGGATGAAATCTGGCCGGTTATAGGGGATTTGGATAAGCTTGAGAGTTACCAGAAAGCATTGGAAGAGTGCGAAGTGGCGGTGCATTGCGCATTTGATTGGGAAGAGAAAGGCGTAGAGCGCGATGCTAAATTGATCGATAACGTGCTGGCCACTTTTTCCAAAAGTTCTCTGCCGCATGCGTTCCTTTATACGTCAGGCATATGGATTTATGGATCTCGAGGAAATCAGGTTGTCGATGAATCGACTCCGGTCAACCCGATCGAGATCGCTAAATGGCGCCCCATTCATGAAGAGAAAGTGTTAAAGGCTGCGGCTGCTAATTTTAAAACAGTCATTTTAAGGCCTGGATGCGTATATGGAAATGTGGGAGGATTAACTAATCTCATTTTTACATCCACTCAAAATGGCATGATAAAAATGATTGGCGAGGGGCGCAACCGCTGGCCTATGGTGCATGTGCAAGATTTGGCATTGGCCTATGTGGCAGCTGCCGAAAAAGAAGCAAACGGGCTTATTTTAAATGTAGCGAATGATACCAGTGTAACTGTAAAGGAATTGGCAGAGGCGGTTGCCAGAAGCGCTGGCATCGAAGGGAAAATTAAGAGTTTAACGCCAGAAGAAGCGCACCAGCAGTTTGGCGATATGGTCCAAGGATTGTCTATCGATCTTCAAGTCAGCAACTCGCGCGTTAAACGTTTATTAGGATGGCAAGTCCATCATCCCTCTTTTATCAATGATGTCGATATCTACTATAATGCATGGAAAACAACACAAGTGGCTGACGAGTTCTAA
- a CDS encoding alpha/beta fold hydrolase — MRKSLYCLFILMTSGAFVLVCLFLFMSVELFDPVEQARVKNNKQFWEWPSAYGPLAMHYIEQGEGNDHVLLIHGFRAHTYTWRHLITPLAQAGYHVWAVDLIGYGLSDKPDHVPYDMPFFVEQLEAFMKSHQISQAHIAGNSMGGGLALSLALDHSDLVKSLTLISALGYPLDLPLYLSLSRHLGPLWSPFLGPTVVRSSLRQIVFDAQSVTEEQVEAYCLPYRFPGGTKSTLLTLQQFDKQIFVQLSRRFPQIKQPALIIWGDHDWLVPLKHFEHFKRDFPSAKALLIPNCGHIPQEEYPEIVLSTILPFLQSTK, encoded by the coding sequence ATGAGAAAAAGCCTTTATTGCCTATTTATCTTAATGACAAGCGGCGCCTTTGTGCTTGTCTGCTTATTTTTATTCATGAGCGTCGAGCTTTTTGATCCTGTAGAGCAAGCGAGAGTCAAAAATAATAAGCAATTTTGGGAATGGCCATCGGCTTATGGGCCTTTAGCCATGCATTATATAGAACAAGGGGAAGGAAACGACCATGTTTTGCTTATCCATGGATTTAGAGCCCATACCTATACGTGGCGTCATTTGATTACTCCTCTTGCCCAAGCGGGCTACCACGTCTGGGCCGTTGATTTAATTGGCTACGGATTAAGCGATAAGCCTGATCACGTTCCATATGATATGCCCTTCTTCGTTGAACAGCTGGAGGCTTTTATGAAAAGCCATCAAATTTCCCAAGCGCATATTGCGGGCAATTCAATGGGCGGAGGATTAGCGCTTAGCTTAGCGCTTGACCATTCCGATTTAGTCAAATCCCTAACCTTAATCAGCGCGTTGGGCTATCCTCTCGATCTTCCTCTATACCTCTCTCTTTCGCGTCATCTGGGACCGCTCTGGTCTCCTTTTCTTGGACCAACCGTTGTGAGAAGCAGTTTAAGGCAAATTGTTTTTGATGCCCAATCCGTGACAGAGGAGCAAGTCGAGGCCTATTGCCTGCCATATCGTTTCCCGGGAGGAACAAAGTCCACTCTTCTTACCTTGCAGCAGTTCGATAAGCAGATTTTCGTTCAATTAAGCCGGCGTTTCCCCCAAATCAAACAGCCTGCGCTAATCATATGGGGAGATCATGATTGGCTTGTCCCTTTGAAGCATTTTGAGCATTTTAAGAGAGATTTTCCTTCTGCCAAAGCGCTTCTAATTCCCAATTGCGGGCATATTCCGCAGGAAGAGTATCCGGAAATCGTCCTCTCCACAATTCTTCCTTTTTTGCAAAGTACAAAGTAA
- a CDS encoding DUF885 domain-containing protein translates to MNALKKNLLMAFVFLSSFVSPFSQAEEAASPLSFEWRLQQIANESEETTRLHCLFELYWEWRMSENPDEATYLGYPGKQDCWPDLSFESLERHQRFAIQLLSALNSFSAAALSEEDAVSHQILKQLLTEEVEEFQFNNHYLLVNQMHGIHLNIALIMDLMPAATEKDYENIIARLNQIPPYLQQATALLNEGLKAGITPPRIALRHIPQQLLNQMADEALDSPFLKSFKHLPPSISHSNQRRLLTQAEDAYYNEVLPALKDFYSYLVETYIPNCRKSIAFTALPNGQEWYAAKARRSTTTHLSPQQIHEIGLKEVERIHQEMLAVMASAGFEGRFADFLHFLESDPQFFYSNREELLKGYQQLTRHIESKLPSLFTKLPSLPFEVVPVPAYSEESQIAAYYCHGSPIHERPGYFFINTSYPEKRPKWEMEPLALHEAVPGHHLQITLAQELSHLPEFRKNCHFTAYIEGWGLYAESLGIDLGLYQDSYSKFGRLTYEMLRAIRLVVDTGMHAMGWSREDAIQFFKQYVGMSDHEIITEVDRYLVMPGQALAYKIGELKIQEMRQEAIAKLGEKFDIRAFHDEWLRHGTVPLDIAEQSINQWIRQQMKAAE, encoded by the coding sequence ATGAATGCTCTTAAAAAAAATCTATTAATGGCCTTTGTTTTTCTCAGCAGCTTCGTTTCACCTTTTAGCCAAGCGGAAGAAGCTGCTTCGCCGCTTTCTTTTGAATGGCGCTTACAACAGATTGCAAACGAGAGCGAAGAGACTACGCGTCTGCATTGCCTTTTTGAGCTATATTGGGAATGGAGAATGAGCGAAAATCCGGATGAGGCGACTTATTTAGGCTATCCGGGCAAGCAGGACTGCTGGCCCGATCTGTCTTTTGAAAGCCTAGAGCGGCACCAACGCTTCGCCATTCAGCTTTTGTCTGCGCTCAACTCTTTTTCTGCCGCTGCCTTATCAGAGGAAGATGCCGTCAGCCATCAAATCTTAAAGCAGCTTTTGACAGAAGAGGTAGAAGAGTTTCAATTTAACAACCACTACTTGCTTGTCAACCAAATGCATGGCATTCATCTCAATATCGCGCTCATTATGGATCTGATGCCGGCAGCGACAGAAAAGGATTATGAAAACATCATTGCCCGGCTTAATCAGATCCCTCCTTATCTTCAACAGGCCACTGCTTTATTAAATGAAGGATTAAAAGCGGGTATTACCCCTCCTCGCATTGCTCTTAGGCATATTCCTCAGCAGCTTCTGAATCAAATGGCAGATGAGGCCTTAGATAGCCCGTTTCTAAAATCTTTCAAGCACTTGCCGCCGAGTATTTCCCATAGCAACCAACGGCGCCTGCTCACACAAGCTGAAGACGCATATTATAATGAAGTCCTCCCGGCCCTAAAAGATTTTTATTCTTATTTGGTAGAGACCTATATTCCGAATTGCCGCAAGTCAATTGCCTTTACGGCCCTTCCCAACGGACAAGAATGGTACGCCGCTAAAGCGCGCCGCTCGACGACGACGCATCTATCCCCTCAGCAGATTCATGAAATTGGATTAAAGGAAGTGGAACGGATCCATCAAGAAATGCTCGCCGTAATGGCCTCAGCTGGATTCGAAGGCCGTTTTGCGGATTTTTTGCATTTCCTGGAATCCGATCCGCAATTTTTTTATTCCAACCGAGAGGAGCTGTTAAAAGGCTATCAGCAACTTACCCGACATATTGAATCAAAGCTTCCTTCCTTATTTACTAAGCTTCCAAGCCTCCCCTTTGAGGTCGTCCCTGTCCCCGCTTATTCGGAAGAGTCTCAAATAGCCGCCTATTATTGCCATGGGTCGCCTATACATGAAAGGCCCGGCTACTTCTTCATCAATACCAGCTATCCGGAAAAGCGCCCAAAGTGGGAAATGGAACCTTTGGCCCTGCATGAAGCTGTCCCAGGCCATCATCTTCAAATCACTTTAGCACAAGAGCTCAGCCATTTGCCAGAGTTCCGCAAAAATTGCCATTTCACGGCCTATATTGAGGGCTGGGGTCTTTATGCCGAAAGCTTGGGGATAGACCTGGGCCTTTATCAAGATTCCTATTCCAAGTTCGGCCGGTTGACTTATGAGATGCTGCGCGCCATCCGGCTCGTCGTCGATACAGGCATGCACGCGATGGGATGGAGCCGCGAAGACGCCATTCAATTCTTCAAGCAATATGTAGGCATGAGCGACCATGAAATTATTACGGAAGTAGATCGCTATCTCGTGATGCCGGGTCAGGCTCTCGCGTATAAGATCGGCGAATTGAAGATCCAAGAAATGCGGCAGGAAGCAATTGCAAAGCTTGGAGAGAAATTTGACATCCGCGCCTTCCACGACGAGTGGCTGAGACATGGAACAGTTCCACTAGATATTGCAGAACAGAGCATTAATCAATGGATTAGACAGCAAATGAAAGCGGCTGAATAA
- the proB gene encoding glutamate 5-kinase, producing MHKIVVKLGTSTLTQGTKQLSRRAMLEIARQVAHLQEKGKQVVLVTSGAVAAGRECLGHPTVERFWPSKQMFAAVGQSRLMQIWADLFSIFHIQVGQLLLTRDDFSNRQRYLNIRDSLHCMLKHRILPIINENDTIATKEIRVGDNDNLAALVSNLIAADRLILLTDQEGLYTADPRLDNQAALIPRINHIDEKIFALAGGASASLGLGTGGMYTKVQAAQLASQSGTSTVITSFKHPNVLLDIADGHAIGTFFMAETTARESRKRWLLSEKHQGKIQIDAGAEQKLRHNGASLLPIGITQTFQSFDRGALVQLVSLSGYPIAVGITNYKSQDIQKLIGTHSQHIEDILGYSYGPEIIHRDNMTRTRFKEDS from the coding sequence ATGCATAAGATTGTCGTTAAATTGGGGACAAGCACGCTCACACAAGGAACAAAGCAGCTTTCCCGCCGCGCCATGTTGGAAATTGCCCGCCAAGTTGCCCATCTGCAAGAAAAAGGCAAACAAGTTGTTCTCGTCACTTCTGGAGCCGTCGCTGCCGGCCGCGAATGCCTAGGCCATCCCACGGTCGAGCGCTTTTGGCCTTCCAAGCAAATGTTTGCTGCCGTTGGACAAAGCCGATTGATGCAAATCTGGGCGGATTTATTTAGCATTTTCCACATTCAAGTCGGACAGCTTTTGCTGACGCGGGACGATTTCTCCAATCGACAGCGCTATTTGAACATTCGCGATTCGTTGCATTGCATGCTCAAGCATCGCATTCTTCCCATTATTAATGAAAATGACACCATTGCCACCAAAGAGATCCGCGTAGGCGACAACGACAACTTGGCTGCCTTGGTCTCTAATCTGATTGCGGCCGATCGATTAATTCTTTTGACCGATCAAGAAGGTCTTTATACCGCCGATCCTCGATTGGATAACCAAGCGGCGCTCATTCCACGGATCAACCACATTGATGAAAAGATTTTTGCCTTAGCCGGCGGAGCATCAGCATCTCTTGGCCTTGGCACAGGAGGCATGTATACAAAAGTCCAAGCAGCCCAGCTCGCTTCTCAAAGCGGAACAAGCACAGTCATTACGTCTTTTAAGCATCCCAATGTTTTGCTCGATATTGCCGATGGGCATGCGATCGGCACTTTTTTTATGGCGGAAACAACCGCCAGGGAAAGCCGCAAGCGCTGGCTGCTATCTGAAAAGCATCAAGGAAAAATCCAAATTGATGCCGGGGCAGAGCAAAAGCTGCGCCATAATGGAGCCAGCTTGCTGCCGATAGGCATTACTCAAACCTTTCAATCTTTTGATCGAGGGGCTTTAGTTCAACTGGTTTCCTTATCTGGTTATCCCATAGCTGTCGGCATTACAAATTATAAAAGCCAAGACATCCAGAAACTGATCGGCACACATTCGCAGCATATTGAAGACATCTTAGGATACAGCTACGGCCCAGAAATCATCCATCGCGATAATATGACCCGCACCCGATTTAAAGAGGACAGCTAA
- the deoC gene encoding deoxyribose-phosphate aldolase, protein MEAEKVAQSIEHTQLKPYATAADIEKLCQEALRWNFYGICCYNQWLKLARSILGGSAIRLVTVAGFPTGTHSTRIKCQELEEALQNGADEVDFVLNIGWLKERRLRALEEEFKQLVSLASPHPLKVILETCFLSEEEKALACSLAVAAGIDFLKTSTGFGSGGATIADVQLMRQFSPFIKASGSIKDASMALSLLQAGASRLGTSSSVSIMEELKSAHFNNSLSH, encoded by the coding sequence ATGGAAGCAGAAAAAGTTGCCCAATCAATCGAACATACTCAATTAAAGCCTTACGCAACGGCTGCCGATATAGAAAAGCTTTGTCAAGAGGCACTGCGTTGGAATTTCTATGGAATTTGCTGCTATAATCAGTGGCTTAAGCTGGCGCGTTCCATTCTTGGCGGATCCGCTATTAGGTTGGTCACAGTAGCAGGCTTTCCAACAGGCACCCATTCAACTCGGATTAAATGCCAAGAGTTAGAAGAAGCGCTTCAAAATGGGGCAGATGAGGTGGACTTTGTCTTAAATATAGGATGGTTAAAAGAGAGGCGCCTGCGCGCATTGGAAGAAGAATTTAAGCAGCTAGTCTCTTTAGCCTCTCCACATCCCTTAAAAGTTATTTTAGAGACTTGTTTCTTAAGCGAAGAAGAGAAAGCGCTTGCATGCAGCTTAGCTGTTGCAGCAGGCATTGATTTCCTCAAAACATCTACAGGTTTTGGTTCCGGCGGCGCAACAATTGCAGATGTGCAGTTGATGAGGCAATTCAGTCCTTTTATTAAAGCCTCAGGAAGCATCAAAGATGCTTCCATGGCATTAAGTCTATTGCAAGCTGGCGCAAGCCGCTTAGGAACTTCGTCCAGCGTATCCATCATGGAAGAATTAAAATCAGCCCATTTCAATAACTCTCTTTCCCATTAG